Proteins from one Catalinimonas alkaloidigena genomic window:
- a CDS encoding pirin family protein codes for MKIQVFPADTRGSFRYGWLEANYSFSFNRWYDPSRMNFGLLRVLNDDRVAPGGGFGTHPHDNMEIITIPLAGALEHRDSTGTHGIIKAGDVQVMSAGTGITHSEMNASQQEEVRLLQIWIFPEKDNVAPRYDQKSFPRETRQNQLLTIVSPDETDDALRIHQEAWLTLGALKAGATVEYKTHRPGHGLYAFLIDGSVQVANGQAYTLQRRDAAGITDTEQLTITAAQDSELLLIEVPMH; via the coding sequence ATGAAGATTCAAGTATTTCCGGCCGATACGCGGGGAAGCTTCCGCTACGGCTGGCTCGAAGCTAATTATTCGTTCAGTTTTAACCGTTGGTACGATCCCAGCCGCATGAACTTCGGATTGCTGCGCGTCCTGAACGACGATCGCGTGGCGCCGGGTGGGGGATTCGGCACGCACCCTCACGACAACATGGAGATCATCACGATTCCGTTGGCGGGGGCGTTGGAACACCGTGATAGCACGGGCACCCACGGCATAATTAAGGCGGGCGATGTGCAGGTGATGTCAGCCGGTACGGGCATTACGCACTCGGAGATGAATGCCTCTCAGCAAGAAGAGGTACGGTTGTTGCAGATCTGGATCTTTCCCGAGAAAGACAACGTCGCTCCCCGGTATGACCAGAAAAGCTTCCCGCGTGAAACCCGACAAAACCAACTCTTGACCATCGTTTCGCCCGACGAAACCGACGACGCACTGCGCATCCACCAGGAAGCGTGGCTGACCCTCGGCGCCCTGAAAGCCGGGGCTACGGTCGAATACAAAACCCATCGTCCGGGGCACGGTCTCTACGCATTCCTGATCGACGGCAGCGTACAAGTGGCCAACGGACAGGCATATACCCTCCAGCGTCGCGATGCCGCCGGCATTACCGATACCGAGCAACTGACCATCACGGCCGCTCAAGACAGCGAACTGTTGCTCATCGAAGTTCCTATGCACTAG
- a CDS encoding malectin domain-containing carbohydrate-binding protein, translated as MSISFAREIQGLPRTRQEAMPYVISRWNWWMFILFAGWMFVSSAVLANAPNTVPTAFPFTSQHNSGLASPTGGSGGAAYPFWINSTSTAAAAEATEEIRINFGDAANASVTGYLPDFGQAYGDRGNGYTYGWISTTTGAPVSLEGQGRRRTNTSDARLATLIHMDHPSTPPTGYWELALPNGTYQVTVAVGDGNVSSTPEIHRINAEGITLIDNFAPSGGSGAATRFTTGIGQVEVVDGKLTLDYAGGGKNTKLTYVEVLPVAANAGCTPLSPLACDELIKPLPFSLAFDGTEGGLSQTGFTLVDAPSARLAADGPISNPDVPGYEPGRLSFEAGNLVIEADKGLAYVTNETSTEVNSQINALGVAFTAGADDFELTTRVVNPYEDNSSNAEQAGVWLGKNEDNFVRLVVVNKGVVEMRVEVNGISERTDAIKTNSLGSLANRTVTLRLAVEGDKFVGYYTLDAGTEVRLGELPVGAGLLDGLVIDGKPVTLGGVYASKRREAAATTVRFRFADFNITSKAVERPYVISSTPTNGATNVDIRDLTISANNLYFPTGYRLISSTATAATVQLYRLNGAAATQVAGDVNDTGGGDALNFNPSAPLQTNTRYRFVVTDGVKAVNDAGEQVSFLPYSAEFTTGSDEITPPVDLAGVSFTRVTDFGGNELLDRFTSLLIGPDGKLYGSTLMGSIKRWNIQPDGSLTNYEELRPTLTGSRLDFQGTESRAIIGLAFDPRSTASNLIAYITHSKLINFEIVSSDSLNWDGKITRLSGPNLNQVQDLVIHLPRSRKDHLTNSIAFKPGENNVLYFNQGSNSAAGEVDNNWKKPERLLAGAVLRLDLDKLPANLPLDVRTTNNIRAINDAPATGLTLSDGTYNPYSQDAPLTIFGSGVRNAYDLVWHSNGQLYVPANGTAGGSNAPASANYVSQDPTGRGVRRPDGTFYNHTDFPMVPAATGNEVQKDWLFRIVQGGYYGHPNPYRGEFVLNHGGAAYSNVPGQTATHTDVANYPTTLGPDANYREPAFDFNVNKSPNGVIEYKSDAFGGKLKGMLVVCRFSNGSDLILLQPNGTTYDIANSYLNVPGLTGLDDPLELVEDPNTGNLYVSEYDRSNDGVARLTLLKANVAPAEEPQLVFTPQSLSFEAKLNGTAEAKSMTLAAFSGSVNASDVTLTASENWITLPGTVTLGSAMPLGVDVAGLASGQYTGQVVASAPGFTADTLLVNLTVTQELTWAYQINFQDAATTQVPEGYLRDNGAPLGVRQGAYQGDGSLYYGWVTAGTTTPASNEAAARNRGVASASLLVNTLTHMRHPSPDQYPHRDWVIELPNGSYRVNVSVGDPSGDNNSKHTVYANGVLVVSFDEAASVAAKTGHIGEGSADVEVTNGLLVLTGGSASSNTKPNYVRIAPLNSLKVPSIAAIFSGTTSAPDVYRGSVEVKLEATDFSGKGIASLAYSLNGTDFTAYTTPVTFNQPGSYTLTARAQDNAGKVGTQTFTFKVEAASGAMIAIENMTKVPGTNTGFPANDYYTFHRINDPVNEQGMYTNVRDQNVMRVHNTGTAPLVISSVQITDQNRFKLVAVNGTDVTSKMFPLTVQTGQYTDLTFRFVEGKGAKGLYTEKVSLVSNADNSKSLEATLRGAYMVRTSGFNEVPVQDVFYAFGFQSSLNGVLHPSSDYPVAADVDAGVHGDLVLSKYFVQADPSQPVRGLQLASMQEQGSVTTKLIYANSNSTIGGFSFTYDGTWQTLLPKSNYGSEIAGDMASSISQPFRISIAGYNTGGSYRSAGNGYAAKELLGVRVYKVIDRDGKVIPYHYIAIQDYIGSGCDIGSGNCDWQDNVVYLTNIKPATDPSVQAIPDTVVKAKSEFRYNVARYFDKGYPGNKLTYSVEQLPTWLRFDGQTGGFRGTAPLDAAPENTLTVKATDVNGMVLTSTFTIRVDAPLTLTALGDREDELFTAFENLEVVSVTGQGQKTYAATNLPEGLTLDAQTGLINGALTKHATYAVTVTVTSSANETASATFQWVVTDVAVVANAGDDRTVLDADHSGAEAVTLQGEGSYGDSLTYSWSENGTEIATGVNPTVTLTLGEHLITLTATNAEGISDTDEVKITVVAKPVYNVTLLTEGEGTVTPQSGSYEEGAEVTLQATAAEGYVFAGWSGDASGNSNPLVLAVTKDLTITARFVPVSSAFAVRLNAGGPDLLWEGMEFTADASTSFVTSSSSTYSNTNINAPALYQTERVSAQDNGTLTYAIPVANGRYTVRTHHAELWFGHAGDAARADQRVFDIYLENNLVENDLDMYLARQANPSTDAVVRTFQHINVTDGVLDLRMVASRNRPTLAGVEVIAEAITVPTALWLEAECATAVGGNWVIGTDRNASNGTYASIKDGFNTLAQPPADVAANRLRFEIDMENAGAYHLFARVSAPNDASNSFWVRINGGSWIKWWEGLNTNGGFAWREVVDGPFDLHQGKNTIDFAYREAGTLLDKLYLSNEGQQPTGLGDDASNCVVVPNEAPVAEAGMSMRLNDEDFNGLETAVLNGSGSRDADGEIVRYSWQKDGVEIATGITATVQLGVGTHQITLVVTDNRGATATDQVEVVVVQPERPQTTDVWLEAECAQMGSNWRVSNDNGASNGKYAAAKEGLNSWFWVPSRDSDLLTFNFQVSEAKEYNFFIRVKAPRSSSNSFYARLNGGRWTLLNLSTNANFVWRSVGSAGLNAGNNTLEIAYREDGTLLDKIYITASNQTPSGYGEGATNCGSPAAKVAQHAPASAVTNTVSSATAPAEEQSRVTTAAAETAMPTATSVYPNPSRGRFQVAFDGSTPTQGKLTVISTTGVILQQVQVESGNWEINLESQATGVYLLRIEFGDQVQHQRIQKL; from the coding sequence ATGTCCATTTCGTTTGCACGAGAAATACAAGGGCTGCCCCGCACACGCCAGGAGGCCATGCCTTATGTGATCTCGCGGTGGAACTGGTGGATGTTCATCCTGTTCGCGGGGTGGATGTTTGTCAGTTCGGCCGTGTTGGCAAATGCGCCCAACACGGTGCCCACCGCCTTTCCTTTCACCAGCCAGCACAACAGCGGCCTTGCCAGTCCCACAGGGGGCTCGGGAGGCGCTGCCTATCCGTTCTGGATCAACAGCACTAGCACCGCCGCTGCCGCAGAAGCTACCGAAGAGATTCGGATCAACTTCGGCGATGCGGCCAACGCCTCGGTAACGGGCTACCTGCCCGATTTCGGCCAGGCCTACGGCGATCGTGGGAACGGCTATACCTACGGCTGGATCAGCACCACGACGGGAGCCCCCGTTTCCCTGGAAGGACAGGGACGCCGCCGGACCAACACGTCCGACGCGCGACTGGCTACGCTGATTCACATGGATCATCCTTCGACGCCGCCTACGGGCTACTGGGAACTGGCTTTGCCGAACGGCACTTACCAGGTCACTGTCGCCGTGGGAGACGGGAACGTCAGTTCTACTCCGGAGATCCACCGCATCAATGCCGAAGGCATCACGCTGATCGACAACTTTGCTCCCTCCGGTGGATCGGGTGCTGCAACCCGCTTCACGACAGGAATCGGACAAGTCGAAGTGGTAGACGGAAAACTTACCCTCGACTATGCCGGGGGCGGGAAAAATACCAAGCTGACTTACGTAGAAGTGCTGCCGGTGGCTGCCAATGCGGGTTGCACCCCGCTGAGTCCGTTGGCCTGCGACGAACTGATCAAGCCCCTGCCGTTCTCGCTGGCGTTTGACGGTACAGAAGGTGGATTGTCACAGACGGGCTTCACGCTGGTGGATGCGCCGTCGGCTCGTTTAGCAGCCGATGGGCCGATCAGCAACCCTGATGTGCCGGGCTACGAGCCGGGCCGTCTGAGTTTCGAAGCCGGAAATCTGGTAATCGAGGCAGACAAAGGTCTGGCGTACGTAACCAACGAAACCAGCACCGAAGTAAACTCGCAGATCAACGCCCTGGGTGTGGCCTTCACGGCCGGTGCCGACGATTTCGAGCTGACTACCCGTGTGGTCAACCCCTACGAAGACAACAGCAGCAACGCCGAGCAAGCTGGCGTATGGCTGGGAAAAAATGAAGACAACTTTGTGCGCCTGGTTGTGGTGAACAAAGGCGTCGTGGAGATGCGCGTCGAAGTGAACGGCATCTCCGAGCGGACCGATGCCATCAAAACCAATTCGTTGGGGTCGCTTGCCAACCGGACGGTCACGCTGCGGCTCGCCGTTGAGGGCGACAAATTTGTCGGGTACTATACCCTCGATGCAGGCACAGAGGTGAGACTGGGTGAGCTGCCGGTCGGTGCCGGTCTGTTGGATGGCCTGGTGATCGACGGAAAGCCGGTGACCCTGGGTGGGGTTTACGCCAGCAAGCGCCGTGAAGCGGCAGCAACGACCGTGCGCTTTCGCTTCGCTGACTTCAACATTACGTCGAAGGCCGTAGAGCGTCCGTACGTGATCTCTTCTACCCCGACCAACGGGGCCACGAACGTAGACATTCGGGACCTGACCATCTCGGCCAACAACCTCTACTTCCCGACGGGCTATCGCCTGATCTCTTCGACGGCAACGGCCGCAACGGTGCAACTGTACCGCCTGAATGGCGCGGCAGCTACTCAAGTGGCGGGTGACGTGAACGATACAGGGGGGGGCGATGCGCTGAACTTTAATCCGAGCGCGCCGCTGCAAACCAACACCCGCTACCGGTTTGTGGTGACCGATGGTGTAAAAGCCGTTAACGACGCCGGCGAGCAGGTTTCGTTTCTGCCGTATAGCGCCGAGTTTACCACCGGGAGCGATGAAATTACGCCGCCGGTCGATCTGGCAGGCGTCTCGTTTACGCGTGTGACCGACTTTGGCGGCAACGAACTGCTCGACCGCTTTACGTCGCTGTTGATCGGTCCGGACGGCAAACTGTACGGCAGTACGCTGATGGGATCGATCAAACGCTGGAACATTCAGCCCGACGGTTCGCTGACCAACTACGAGGAACTGCGCCCCACGCTGACCGGAAGCCGTCTGGATTTCCAGGGAACCGAGAGCCGGGCCATCATCGGTCTGGCGTTCGACCCGCGCTCGACGGCCAGCAACCTGATTGCGTACATCACGCACAGCAAGCTCATCAACTTCGAGATCGTTAGTAGCGATTCGCTGAACTGGGATGGGAAGATTACCCGCCTGAGCGGCCCAAACCTGAATCAGGTGCAAGATCTGGTGATCCACCTGCCGCGTTCGCGCAAGGACCACCTGACCAACAGCATCGCCTTCAAACCCGGCGAGAACAACGTGCTCTACTTCAACCAGGGCAGTAACAGCGCCGCCGGTGAAGTCGACAACAACTGGAAAAAGCCCGAACGTCTGTTGGCGGGGGCCGTACTGCGGTTGGATCTGGACAAACTACCGGCCAACCTGCCGCTGGACGTACGCACGACGAACAACATCCGCGCGATCAACGATGCGCCGGCTACTGGCCTGACCCTGTCGGACGGTACCTACAACCCGTATTCGCAGGACGCGCCGCTGACCATTTTCGGTTCGGGCGTGCGCAACGCCTACGATCTGGTATGGCACAGCAACGGCCAGCTTTATGTCCCGGCCAACGGTACCGCGGGGGGGAGCAATGCACCGGCTTCTGCCAACTACGTTTCGCAAGACCCGACGGGTCGTGGCGTACGTCGTCCGGACGGCACGTTCTACAACCATACCGATTTTCCGATGGTGCCTGCCGCTACGGGCAACGAAGTGCAGAAAGACTGGCTGTTCCGGATCGTACAAGGTGGCTACTACGGCCATCCGAACCCGTACCGGGGTGAGTTTGTGCTGAACCACGGCGGTGCTGCCTACAGCAACGTACCCGGCCAGACCGCAACGCACACGGACGTGGCAAACTATCCGACCACGTTGGGACCTGACGCGAACTACCGCGAGCCGGCGTTCGATTTTAACGTGAACAAATCGCCCAACGGGGTGATCGAATACAAAAGCGATGCCTTCGGCGGAAAGCTGAAGGGCATGCTGGTGGTGTGTCGTTTCAGCAACGGCAGCGACCTGATTCTGCTGCAGCCCAACGGCACGACTTACGACATCGCCAACTCGTACCTGAACGTACCGGGCTTAACCGGTCTGGACGATCCGCTCGAACTGGTCGAAGATCCGAATACCGGTAACCTTTACGTATCGGAATACGACCGCAGCAACGACGGTGTCGCCCGGTTGACGCTTCTGAAAGCCAACGTGGCCCCTGCGGAAGAGCCTCAACTGGTCTTCACGCCGCAGTCGCTCTCGTTCGAAGCCAAACTGAACGGTACCGCAGAGGCGAAATCGATGACGTTGGCAGCCTTCTCAGGCTCGGTCAATGCCAGTGACGTGACGCTCACCGCCTCCGAGAACTGGATTACCCTGCCCGGCACAGTTACGTTGGGTAGCGCCATGCCTCTGGGGGTAGATGTCGCCGGATTGGCCTCAGGCCAGTACACCGGACAGGTTGTTGCCTCGGCACCCGGCTTTACGGCCGATACGCTGCTGGTGAACCTGACCGTGACGCAGGAACTGACTTGGGCGTACCAGATCAACTTCCAGGATGCCGCCACTACGCAAGTGCCCGAAGGATACCTGCGCGACAACGGAGCCCCCTTGGGGGTGCGCCAAGGCGCGTATCAGGGCGACGGATCGCTGTATTACGGCTGGGTAACGGCCGGTACTACAACACCGGCCTCGAACGAAGCCGCGGCTCGGAATCGTGGCGTGGCCAGCGCTAGTCTGTTGGTCAACACGCTGACGCACATGCGCCATCCTTCGCCCGACCAGTACCCGCACCGCGACTGGGTAATCGAACTGCCCAACGGAAGCTACCGCGTGAACGTAAGCGTCGGCGATCCTTCCGGGGATAACAACAGCAAGCATACGGTCTACGCCAACGGCGTGTTGGTCGTGTCGTTCGACGAGGCAGCCAGCGTAGCGGCCAAAACCGGCCATATTGGCGAAGGTAGCGCCGACGTAGAAGTGACCAACGGGCTTCTGGTTCTGACCGGCGGCAGCGCCAGCAGCAACACCAAGCCCAACTACGTGCGCATTGCGCCGCTCAACAGCCTGAAAGTACCGTCGATTGCGGCCATATTCTCAGGGACCACCAGTGCACCTGACGTGTACCGGGGTAGCGTAGAGGTGAAGCTGGAAGCAACGGATTTCAGCGGCAAGGGCATCGCTTCCCTCGCCTACAGCCTTAACGGTACCGACTTTACGGCGTACACCACGCCGGTGACGTTCAACCAGCCGGGTAGCTATACCCTGACCGCGCGTGCGCAAGACAACGCCGGCAAAGTGGGAACGCAGACGTTCACCTTTAAAGTAGAAGCGGCTTCCGGGGCGATGATCGCCATCGAGAACATGACCAAAGTTCCAGGTACCAACACCGGTTTCCCGGCCAACGACTACTACACGTTCCACCGCATCAACGATCCGGTGAACGAGCAGGGCATGTACACTAACGTACGTGACCAGAACGTTATGCGGGTGCACAACACTGGAACGGCACCGTTGGTGATCAGCTCCGTGCAGATTACCGACCAGAACCGGTTCAAACTGGTGGCCGTCAACGGCACCGACGTAACGAGCAAGATGTTCCCGCTCACGGTACAGACCGGCCAGTATACGGACCTCACGTTCCGCTTCGTCGAAGGCAAAGGCGCCAAAGGCCTCTATACCGAAAAGGTAAGCCTCGTTTCCAATGCCGATAACAGCAAGTCGCTGGAAGCGACGCTGCGCGGGGCCTACATGGTGCGTACCAGCGGTTTCAACGAGGTGCCGGTACAGGATGTATTCTATGCATTTGGTTTCCAATCGTCGCTCAACGGCGTGTTGCACCCGTCGTCCGATTATCCGGTGGCGGCCGATGTAGACGCGGGCGTTCATGGCGACCTGGTGCTGTCGAAGTACTTCGTGCAGGCCGACCCGAGCCAGCCCGTTCGCGGCTTGCAGCTGGCGTCGATGCAGGAGCAGGGATCGGTAACCACCAAGCTGATCTACGCCAACAGCAACTCGACCATCGGAGGCTTTTCGTTCACATACGACGGCACGTGGCAGACGCTGTTGCCAAAGAGCAACTACGGCAGTGAGATCGCGGGCGACATGGCCAGCTCCATTTCGCAACCGTTCCGCATCAGCATTGCGGGCTACAACACCGGCGGCAGCTACCGCTCGGCCGGCAATGGCTACGCAGCAAAAGAACTGCTGGGCGTACGCGTCTACAAAGTGATCGACCGTGACGGCAAGGTCATTCCGTATCACTACATCGCCATCCAGGACTACATCGGTTCCGGCTGCGACATTGGTTCCGGCAACTGTGACTGGCAGGACAACGTGGTTTACCTGACCAACATCAAACCGGCTACCGACCCGTCGGTGCAGGCCATCCCGGATACGGTGGTGAAAGCCAAGAGCGAGTTCCGCTACAACGTAGCCCGCTACTTCGACAAGGGATATCCCGGCAACAAGCTGACCTACAGCGTGGAGCAACTGCCGACATGGCTGCGCTTCGACGGACAAACCGGCGGGTTCCGCGGGACTGCGCCGCTCGATGCCGCTCCGGAAAATACCCTGACCGTAAAAGCGACTGACGTCAACGGCATGGTACTGACCTCGACGTTCACCATTCGGGTGGATGCGCCGCTTACCCTGACGGCCCTGGGCGACCGGGAAGACGAATTGTTTACTGCATTCGAGAACCTGGAAGTAGTAAGTGTGACCGGACAGGGACAGAAAACCTACGCCGCCACGAACCTGCCGGAAGGCCTGACGCTGGACGCACAGACGGGGCTGATCAACGGCGCGCTGACGAAGCACGCGACCTATGCAGTTACCGTAACGGTTACCAGCAGTGCTAACGAAACGGCAAGCGCCACGTTCCAGTGGGTGGTGACCGATGTGGCGGTAGTGGCCAACGCGGGCGACGACCGCACGGTGCTGGATGCCGACCACAGCGGTGCCGAAGCGGTGACGTTGCAGGGCGAAGGCTCGTACGGCGACAGCCTGACGTACAGCTGGAGCGAAAACGGAACGGAAATCGCGACGGGTGTTAACCCGACCGTGACGCTGACCCTGGGCGAACACCTGATTACCCTGACGGCCACGAACGCCGAGGGAATCAGCGACACAGACGAAGTGAAAATTACGGTGGTGGCCAAGCCGGTCTACAACGTAACCCTCCTGACCGAAGGCGAGGGCACCGTGACACCGCAGAGCGGCAGCTACGAGGAAGGCGCCGAGGTAACCCTGCAAGCGACCGCTGCCGAAGGGTATGTCTTTGCAGGGTGGAGCGGCGATGCCAGCGGCAACAGCAACCCGTTGGTGCTGGCCGTGACCAAAGACCTGACCATCACCGCACGGTTTGTGCCGGTTAGCAGTGCCTTTGCCGTGCGCCTCAATGCCGGTGGTCCGGATCTGCTCTGGGAAGGCATGGAGTTCACGGCCGATGCGTCTACTTCGTTCGTGACGAGCAGCAGCTCGACGTACAGCAATACCAACATCAACGCCCCGGCGCTCTACCAGACCGAGCGGGTGTCGGCACAGGATAACGGAACGCTGACGTACGCCATTCCAGTTGCCAACGGACGTTATACGGTCCGCACGCACCACGCTGAGCTGTGGTTCGGCCATGCAGGCGATGCCGCCCGCGCCGACCAGCGCGTGTTCGACATCTACCTGGAGAACAACCTGGTAGAGAACGACCTGGACATGTACCTCGCCCGTCAGGCCAATCCTTCGACCGATGCGGTGGTGCGGACGTTCCAGCACATCAACGTAACGGATGGTGTCCTCGATCTGCGCATGGTCGCTTCCCGCAACCGTCCGACATTGGCCGGGGTGGAAGTGATCGCCGAAGCGATAACTGTGCCGACAGCCCTGTGGCTGGAAGCCGAGTGCGCCACTGCCGTAGGCGGCAACTGGGTGATCGGCACTGACCGCAACGCCTCGAACGGCACGTACGCGTCCATCAAAGATGGATTCAACACGCTGGCGCAGCCTCCGGCCGACGTAGCCGCGAACCGTTTGCGCTTCGAAATCGACATGGAGAACGCTGGCGCTTATCACCTGTTTGCACGGGTGTCGGCACCGAACGACGCGTCCAACTCGTTCTGGGTACGCATCAACGGCGGCTCCTGGATCAAATGGTGGGAAGGCCTCAACACCAACGGCGGCTTCGCCTGGCGTGAGGTAGTCGACGGACCGTTCGACCTGCATCAGGGCAAAAACACCATCGACTTTGCTTACCGCGAAGCGGGTACGTTGCTCGATAAGCTTTACCTGAGCAACGAAGGGCAGCAGCCCACAGGACTGGGCGACGACGCCTCCAACTGCGTGGTGGTGCCGAACGAAGCACCGGTTGCCGAAGCCGGCATGAGCATGCGTCTCAATGACGAAGACTTCAACGGACTGGAGACCGCCGTACTGAACGGCTCAGGCTCGCGCGATGCCGACGGCGAAATCGTCAGATACTCCTGGCAGAAAGACGGAGTGGAGATTGCCACCGGCATAACCGCTACGGTACAATTGGGCGTGGGTACGCACCAGATTACGCTGGTCGTGACCGACAACCGAGGCGCGACCGCGACCGATCAGGTAGAAGTGGTGGTGGTGCAGCCGGAGCGTCCGCAAACGACCGATGTCTGGCTGGAAGCCGAGTGTGCTCAAATGGGCAGCAACTGGCGTGTGTCGAACGACAACGGCGCTTCCAACGGGAAATACGCTGCGGCGAAAGAAGGCCTGAACAGCTGGTTTTGGGTACCGTCGCGCGACAGCGACCTCCTGACCTTCAACTTCCAGGTGTCTGAAGCCAAGGAGTACAACTTCTTCATCCGGGTGAAAGCACCACGGAGTTCGTCCAACTCCTTCTACGCCCGCCTGAACGGGGGCCGCTGGACGCTCCTGAACCTGTCGACCAATGCCAACTTCGTGTGGCGCTCGGTAGGCTCGGCCGGACTGAACGCCGGTAACAACACCCTGGAGATTGCGTACCGGGAAGACGGCACGCTGCTGGATAAGATCTACATCACGGCAAGCAACCAGACGCCGAGTGGTTACGGCGAAGGCGCTACCAACTGTGGCAGTCCGGCCGCCAAAGTGGCCCAGCATGCGCCCGCTTCGGCAGTGACCAACACCGTGTCAAGCGCTACGGCTCCGGCCGAAGAGCAAAGCCGTGTGACCACCGCCGCTGCTGAAACGGCGATGCCGACGGCCACGAGTGTGTACCCGAATCCGAGCCGGGGCCGCTTCCAGGTGGCCTTTGACGGAAGCACGCCGACGCAGGGCAAGCTGACGGTCATCTCGACCACGGGTGTGATCCTACAGCAGGTACAGGTGGAAAGCGGCAACTGGGAAATCAACCTCGAATCGCAGGCCACAGGTGTTTACCTGCTGCGCATCGAGTTTGGCGACCAGGTGCAGCACCAGCGCATCCAGAAACTGTAA
- a CDS encoding MarR family winged helix-turn-helix transcriptional regulator, translating to MGIEQDIKQQKRFSTEFQKLMVNLMYTTNQITYNQAQRLKPYGLTLPQYNVLRILRGQYPEPATVNLIIERMLDKMSNASRIVDKLVTKELVVRHTCPKDRRAVDILISDKGLKLLDKIDLQLAEWDQETAHRITPEEAEQLNGLLDKMRG from the coding sequence ATGGGAATTGAACAGGACATAAAGCAACAGAAGCGCTTCAGCACCGAGTTTCAGAAGTTGATGGTCAATCTGATGTACACTACCAATCAGATCACCTACAACCAGGCGCAGCGGCTGAAGCCCTATGGCCTGACGCTCCCTCAGTACAATGTATTGCGGATTTTGCGTGGCCAGTACCCGGAACCCGCCACGGTCAACCTGATCATCGAGCGCATGCTCGACAAAATGTCGAATGCCTCACGCATCGTCGACAAGCTGGTGACCAAAGAGCTGGTGGTGCGGCACACCTGTCCGAAAGACCGCCGGGCGGTCGACATCCTGATCAGCGACAAAGGGTTGAAGCTTCTGGATAAGATCGACCTGCAATTGGCCGAGTGGGATCAGGAAACGGCCCACCGCATTACGCCCGAAGAGGCAGAGCAGCTCAACGGATTGCTGGACAAGATGCGGGGGTAG
- a CDS encoding phosphatase PAP2 family protein, which produces MKDLSRTEQPNLTSIFYENRWFFGPYAFVLVLGAVLMLFCTKRDIFLFVNQHYHAFSDYFFIYVTFLGDGLFSLFLVFVLLFVHFGRALMTGLAFLLSGLISVALKNLFAAPRPRAYFEKEPDLLRLIESIDVHSAHSFPSGHTITAFAAFSILALASSQKSWSVVWLVMAMLVAYSRMYLSQHFFEDVYAGSLIGVLSSLIVYWQIRRMELNGKLPWSDRSLLRLRSSPSS; this is translated from the coding sequence ATGAAAGATCTTTCGCGAACCGAACAGCCGAACCTTACTTCCATTTTTTACGAAAATCGCTGGTTTTTTGGGCCCTATGCGTTTGTGTTAGTCCTGGGGGCCGTGCTGATGCTCTTTTGCACCAAGCGCGATATTTTTCTGTTTGTCAACCAGCATTACCACGCCTTTTCCGATTACTTCTTCATCTACGTCACGTTTCTGGGCGACGGGCTCTTTTCCTTATTTCTGGTGTTTGTGTTGCTGTTCGTCCATTTCGGCCGCGCGCTGATGACCGGACTGGCCTTTCTGCTCAGCGGGTTGATTTCGGTCGCGCTGAAGAACCTTTTTGCGGCCCCCCGTCCGCGTGCTTACTTTGAGAAGGAGCCGGACCTGCTGCGCCTGATCGAATCGATCGATGTGCACTCGGCCCACAGTTTTCCTTCCGGCCATACCATCACAGCTTTTGCCGCCTTTAGCATTCTGGCGCTGGCCAGTAGCCAGAAATCCTGGTCGGTGGTGTGGCTGGTGATGGCCATGCTCGTGGCTTACTCGCGGATGTACCTGTCGCAGCACTTTTTCGAGGACGTATACGCCGGGTCGCTGATCGGCGTGTTGAGTAGCCTGATCGTGTATTGGCAGATCCGCCGGATGGAATTGAACGGCAAGCTTCCCTGGAGCGACCGGTCGCTGTTGCGGCTACGCTCCTCCCCTTCGTCTTAA
- a CDS encoding YceI family protein, translating into MKKVSSFFFAAALMVAATVQASNGPQATTQTVDTDKSSLEWVGKKVTGQHNGTIDLKSGSLQVNGNKVTGGSFVIDMSSIVVKDIQDAEMNGKLTGHLNSEDFFSVEKHPTATFVITNVKALKGNQAEITGDLTIKGITHAVTFPATVSVSKQGTKATAEFDIDRTKWDIRYGSGSFFEGLGDKVIYDDFTIRLNLVTNPEA; encoded by the coding sequence ATGAAAAAAGTAAGTTCTTTCTTCTTCGCTGCGGCCCTGATGGTTGCCGCTACCGTACAGGCCAGCAATGGCCCGCAGGCCACAACTCAAACCGTGGATACTGACAAAAGCAGCCTGGAATGGGTCGGTAAAAAAGTAACCGGTCAGCACAACGGCACCATCGACCTGAAAAGCGGTTCGCTGCAGGTGAACGGCAACAAAGTAACCGGCGGATCGTTCGTCATCGACATGAGCAGCATCGTGGTGAAAGACATCCAGGATGCTGAGATGAATGGCAAATTGACCGGTCACCTGAATTCTGAAGATTTCTTCTCGGTCGAGAAGCACCCCACGGCTACGTTCGTCATCACCAACGTGAAGGCGCTCAAGGGCAACCAGGCCGAAATTACGGGCGACCTGACGATCAAGGGCATTACCCATGCGGTAACGTTTCCGGCTACCGTTTCGGTGAGCAAACAGGGGACCAAAGCCACTGCCGAGTTTGACATCGACCGCACCAAGTGGGACATCCGCTACGGTTCCGGCAGCTTCTTCGAAGGCCTGGGTGACAAGGTGATTTACGACGATTTCACCATTCGTCTGAACCTGGTGACCAATCCGGAAGCCTAA